A window from Prinia subflava isolate CZ2003 ecotype Zambia chromosome Z, Cam_Psub_1.2, whole genome shotgun sequence encodes these proteins:
- the HEMGN gene encoding hemogen has translation MESLGKDHASPDSSLPPSAACEEYAVPDVIITHRLRDRDLLRKRKAEALEKDSAHWVLRDYKIEEQKRARRAKRGRGRQPAVKAVLESEPAVDPQPDPQEKAEPVPSEPALPEPVSQQQPPKVTIQNVVGGMQAVAMEGELADKSLDSAGEEDVLKPAEADILEEFNTPLENDHQDNEFNTHVLY, from the exons ATGGAGAGTTTAGGCAAAGACCATGCTTCTCCGGACTCTTCCCTGCCAccctctgctgcctgtgaggAGTATGCTGTGCCAG ATGTCATCATAACCCATCGCTTGAGAGACCGGGACTtgctcaggaaaagaaaagcagaagccCTGGAGAAAGATTCGGCTCACTGGGTTCTGAG AGACTATAAGATCGAAGAGCAAAAGAGAGCCAGAAGAGCCAAAAGAGGACGGGGCCGTCAGCCAGCAGTGAAGGCTGTCCTGGAGTCAGAGCCAGCAGTGGATCCCCAGCCTGACCCACAGGAGAAGGCTGAGCCAGTGCCCTCTGAACCAGCACTGCCTGAACCAGTATCTCAACAGCAGCCACCTAAGGTGACCATCCAGAATGTGGTCGGTGGGATGCAAGCAGTGGCAATGGAAGGGGAGCTGGCAGACAAGAGCTTGGACTCTGCTG GTGAAGAGGATGTGCTGAAACCAGCAGAAGCAGACATCCTAGAAGAGTTTAATACTCCTCTGGAAAATGACCACCAGGATAACGAATTCAACACACATGTTCTGTATTAA